One Eurosta solidaginis isolate ZX-2024a chromosome 5, ASM4086904v1, whole genome shotgun sequence DNA segment encodes these proteins:
- the LOC137253367 gene encoding transcriptional repressor CTCF-like encodes MLLRHYLKFLKLKQKTKKIVADSMNQEIYEFDELEELSVTGEETDQRGKSSPKLIPAIRKNSNSVTKAKWQFACPHCDYAAPKRYMLSRHMKTHSDVRPFVCSVCDKAFKANHTLKNHINVHLGNKPYACKSCEKCFTTPGDLQRHIRYKHTHDKRHKCTECDYATVELSKLRRHIRAHTGERPYQCPHCTYASPDTFKLKRHLRTHTGEKPYVCDICQSRFTQSNSLKSHRLIHSVDDKPVFQCALCPTTCSRKTDLRIHVQKLHYSDTPLPCRRCGKELPDRYSYKMHVKTHEGERCYSCDLCHYKSISMRNLEIHKQIHSNEKPFACELCDQTFRQKQLLTRHTNLYHTINYVPPPKLEKIHHCPYCSRSFAHKGNMVRHMQIHDNTPDQENRRTRPYNQHEDEYILGDESLNGEIYEEFEVIDVAETEDIDNYVIVETIEPTTSKSHSNRSSNMVQSKVAIDENEPEFQNIQSIVKIEETNEKVQTKFVERIIEDDSVDPGFMVVKVLQSDDELDENDDNCVVLTNLEHLESMDEKHENKYKMGTDVENCFGFNTEDDRAPDDIDEEEVLLNIVEENQF; translated from the exons ATGCTTCTACGGCATTACTTAAAATTTCTCAAGTTGAAacagaaaacgaaaaaaattgtaGCAGATTCAATGAACCAAGAGATTTACGAGTTTGATGAGCTTGAAGAGCTCAGTGTAACAGGCGAAGAGACTGATCAGCGAGGGAAATCATCGCCGAAACTGATACCCGCAATACGGAAAAACTCAAATAGTGTAACCAAAGCTAAATGGCAATTCGCCTGCCCCCATTGTGATTATGCAGCACCTAAACGATATATGCTTTCTCGTCACATGAAAACACATTCTGATGTACGACCTTTTGTTTGTTCTGTATGTGATAAGGCTTTCAAAGCAAATCATACATTAAAAAATCATATCAACGTACATCTCGGTAACAAGCCATACGCGTGTAAGTCATGTGAAAAGTGCTTCACAACACCTGGCGATTTGCAGAGACACATTCGATACAAACACACTCACGATAAGAGACACAAATGTACAGAATGTGATTATGCTACTGTAGAATTGAGTAAGTTACGCCGTCATATACGTGCCCATACCGGTGAACGCCCTTATCAATGCCCTCATTGCACATATGCCTCTCCGGACACCTTTAAGTTAAAACGTCATTTACGTACCCATACTGGTGAAAAGCCATATGTATGTGATATATGCCAGTCGCGTTTCACGCAGTCAAATTCACTTAAATCCCATAGACTTATACATAGTGTGGATGACAAACCAGTATTTCAATGTGCGTTATGTCCAACGACATGCAGCCGTAAAACGGATTTACGTATACATGTTCAAAAGTTACATTACTCAGACACACCTTTACCTTGTAGGAGATGCGGAAAGGAACTACCAGATAGATATAGCTACAAAATGCATGTTAAAACACATGAAGGTGAACGATGCTATAG TTGTGACTTATGTCATTATAAGTCCATATCAATGCGTAATTTGGAAATCCATAAACAAATTCACAGCAATGAAAAACCATTTGCCTGTGAGTTATGTGATCAAACCTTTCGGCAGAAGCAATTGCTTACGCGTCATACAAACTTATATCACACGATAAATTATGTACCACCTCCAAAACTGGAAAAGATACATCATTGTCCATATTGTTCACGTTCTTTTGCCCATAAAGGTAATATGGTTCGGCATATGCAAATTCATGACAATACACCAGATCAAGAAAATAGACGAACACGGCCTTACAATCAACACGAAGACGAATATATACTTGGTGATGAATCGCTAAATGGGGAAATTTATGAAGAATTTGAAGTCATCGACGTAGCCGAAACGGAAGATATTGACAATTATGTCATTGTGGAAACAATCGAACCAACGACCAGCAAGAGTCACAGTAATCGCAGTAGCAATATGGTACAGTCTAAGGTCGCGATAGATGAAAATGAACCTGAATTTCAAAACATACAATCAATAGTAAAAATAGAGGAAACTAATGAAAAAGTTCAAACAAAGTTTGTGGAAAGAATTATAGAAGACGATAGTGTAGATCCTGGCTTTATGGTAGTAAAAGTTCTGCAAAGTGACGATGAATTGGATGAGAACGACGATAATTGTGTTGTTTTAACTAACTTGGAGCACTTAGAATCGATGG atgaaaaacatgaaaataaataTAAGATGGGTACAGATGTGGAAAATTGCTTCGGGTTTAAC ACTGAAGACGACAGAGCACCTGATGACATTGATGAAGAAGAAGTTCTACTAAACATCGTCGAGGAAAAccaattttaa
- the Rcc1 gene encoding regulator of chromosome condensation: MALTADNFLQHPAVLHVFPARPPSNVKLLELLNLQSVRHTRASRLLICEYKYKEKRLKEEASLKSELHTADSHRNTHPHISAKTNFIAKFSHFNNIVTKMPRIAVRRKVATPTGNNNNDEDVEAPKRKVQRVVFQMPLPERPHVVGRALVCGQGDMGQLGLGDDDTKFERKKPTLVDAIGNVVDVRAGGMHNLVLTNEGVVYSFGCNDEGALGRDSSEDGSEFEPHKIDLPGKVLKISAGDSHSASLLEDGRVFAWGSFRDSHGNMGLTLEGNKRLPIDVLPDTKCCDIASGADHLVILTCTGKVYTVGCAEQGQLGRVSLRSATGESRRGKTELLRPGEVVIKRGKPVESIWATNYCTFLRESQTSKIWAFGLNNYKQLAYAKDLPTIINPVDTKFDNVKQIAGGQHHTLVLKNDGTCYAIGRSDYGRLGLGTLDGDIKELQPVKGLLGKFIVAVSCGEAQSFALTDDGKLYSWGMGSNYQLGTGSDDDALEPVQIVSKQTEGKRIIAVSSGGQHSIFLVEDEIQSVSVKPSKMDLQKTASTKKIAAAVVLKDQDAKIKTTSEQKESSDDTEKPKTNGDANAAELQEDIAMKPEEEQEQKTAENSENGKGVAKRGRKKK, encoded by the exons atggcacTGACAGCAGACAATTTTTTGCAACACCCGGCCGTTTTACATGTTTTTCCCGCGCGTCCGCCAAGTAACGTAAAACTTTTGGAATTACTTAATTTGCAATCTGTCAGACACACCAGAGCAAGCCGTTTGTTAATttgtgaatataaatataaagaaaagCGACTAAAGGAGGAAGCGTCATTGAAATCTGAATTGCATACGGCGGACAGTCACCG TAACACACATCCACACATATCAGCGAAAACAAATTTCATTGCAAAATTTTCACATTTCAATAATATAGTAACAAAGATGCCGCGTATTGCTGTTCGTAGAAAGGTTGCCACACCaaccggcaacaacaacaacgacgaaGATGTAGAGGCACCAAAGCGTAAAGTGCAGCGTGTAGTTTTCCAAATGCCTTTACCTGAACGGCCACACGTGGTGGGTCGTGCCTTGGTATGTGGTCAAGGTGATATGGGTCAATTAGGTCTTGGAGATGATGATACGAAATTCGAACGTAAGAAGCCCACATTGGTCGATGCCATAGGAAATGTTGTGGATGTACGTGCTGGTGGAATGCATAACCTTGTATTAACAAATGAAGGCGTCGTATACTCATTTGGATGTAATGATGAAGGCGCTTTGGGGCGCGATAGCAGTGAAGACGGCTCAGAATTTGAACCACATAAAATTGACTTACCGGGGAAAGTGCTTAAAATTTCAGCTGGTGATTCACATTCTGCAAGCCTACTTGAGGATGGACGCGTATTTGCATGGGGTTCATTCCGAGACTCGCATGGGAATATGGGCCTGACTTTAGAGGGAAATAAGCGACTGCCCATCGATGTTCTACCAGATACTAAATGCTGTGACATTGCTTCAGGTGCTGACCATTTAGTTATACTTACATGCACAGGAAAAGTATATACCGTAGGCTGTGCCGAACAGGGACAACTGGGACGTGTGTCATTGCGGTCAGCAACTGGCGAAA GTCGCCGTGGCAAAACAGAACTGCTACGTCCAGGTGAAGTTGTTATAAAACGCGGCAAGCCAGTTGAAAGCATTTGGGCTACAAACTATTGTACTTTTTTGCGTGAATCACAAACTAGTAAAATTTGGGCATTTGGTCTGAATAATTACAAACAGTTGGCGTATGCAAAAGATCTACCAACTATAATTAATCCAGTAGATACCAAATTTGATAATGTTAAGCAAATTGCTGGTGGACAGCATCATACATTGGTACTTAAAAATGATGGCACATGTTATGCCATCGGCCGAAGTGACTACGGTCGTCTAGGATTAGGTACACTTGACGGCGATATTAAGGAACTACAACCTGTAAAAGGATTGTTAGGAAAATTCATTGTGGCTGTATCATGTGGTGAAGCACAATCCTTTGCATTAACCGATGATGGTAAATTATATTCCTGGGGTATGGGTTCCAATTACCAATTAGGTACTGGCTCGGATGATGATGCACTGGAGCCTGTGCAAATTGTTAGCAAGCAAACAGAAGGTAAACGTATCATTGCTGTTTCAAGCGGTGGCCAACACAGTATATTTCTGGTTGAAGATGAAATACAGTCAGTGTCTGTAAAACCCTCTAAGATGGACCTGCAAAAAACAGCATCAACTAAGAAAATAGCAGCAGCAGTAGTATTGAAAGATCAAGATGCTAAAATTAAAACAACAAGTGAACAAAAGGAATCATCAGATGACACTGAAAAACCTAAGACGAATGGCGATGCCAACGCCGCGGAATTACAAGAAGATATTGCCATGAAACCGGAAGAGGAACAAGAACAAAAGACTGCTGAAAACAGTGAGAATGGAAAGGGTGTAGCTAAACGTGGACGTAAAAAGAAATAa